A genomic region of Novipirellula aureliae contains the following coding sequences:
- a CDS encoding GTPase, translating into MTHESSSSQPGDAFLSRVRQSAINVLADSPVGRDVLELCDEHASARRMILEDRSGGITVVAVVGATGQGKSWVIRQLVKASPVSASIRSGNNRDEATEKLVWVGSRPPVDLDARFEEYLHCSAADMQSIGMPYMIVDAPGSTDERRMIASVASRALSLASAILLVVRRDQLRSEAVGLLAQASEGSVVIPVVNAVREQDDWLDADIQAFAARMRELAPTSLIASPIVIDDFEMEGRSETEVAHAAALEIGSRLEQEIGQLWEGDRRRSTRMAALDARFRSALHSVMSDQLPGLTSAVRRINREALVIPAEVAESLIGSGGPLRAAVRARLRLALLTDTSAIWFPYRSLLGVLNLTNGAWDRVMISLSGSLPSLIGAVWTSTKNLADQRGAEQDVREGLRKRSAAAVSDRLGPLASRFRSELSELRKQKKNPLTLVGEAEDSRSQVAYLAGIDSLQEASQQIFEEEVERVATSRLATIACSFIGTGLFWGLMAAPVFALYREYIDASFLTFRNLQGDLNSFPRPDFAMMLTSLLLSILPTAIFCMFVLTFAQGRRRVERAVNNIRDRHESTIKHLRDQGVLRLRWDDPLLADAEFLLSVGAADSSDTTEPSMDQS; encoded by the coding sequence GTGACTCACGAATCTTCTTCAAGCCAACCTGGGGACGCATTTCTTTCTCGTGTGAGGCAATCTGCGATCAACGTGTTGGCCGACAGCCCGGTGGGACGCGATGTGCTGGAACTTTGTGACGAGCATGCTTCCGCCCGACGTATGATTCTAGAAGACCGCAGTGGTGGAATCACCGTCGTCGCTGTCGTCGGCGCTACTGGGCAAGGCAAGTCGTGGGTGATTCGCCAATTGGTCAAGGCGTCTCCCGTCTCGGCTTCGATTCGTAGCGGAAATAACCGTGACGAAGCGACCGAGAAATTGGTTTGGGTCGGCTCGCGTCCACCCGTTGATTTGGATGCCCGCTTTGAAGAATACCTTCACTGCAGTGCCGCCGACATGCAATCGATCGGGATGCCTTATATGATTGTCGATGCGCCGGGGTCGACGGATGAACGCCGTATGATTGCAAGTGTCGCCTCACGCGCCTTGTCGCTGGCGTCCGCTATACTGCTGGTCGTGCGCCGAGATCAATTGCGCAGCGAGGCGGTTGGATTGTTAGCCCAAGCAAGTGAAGGCAGCGTCGTGATTCCGGTTGTCAATGCCGTTCGCGAACAAGATGACTGGCTCGATGCCGACATCCAGGCCTTTGCGGCTCGAATGCGAGAGCTTGCACCTACGAGCTTGATCGCGTCACCGATCGTGATCGATGACTTTGAAATGGAAGGCCGCAGTGAAACGGAAGTCGCGCATGCAGCAGCCCTGGAAATTGGCTCCAGGTTAGAACAAGAGATCGGCCAATTGTGGGAAGGCGACCGAAGGCGAAGCACGCGAATGGCTGCGCTCGATGCCCGATTTCGCAGCGCATTGCATTCGGTCATGAGCGATCAGTTGCCAGGCCTCACGTCCGCTGTTCGGCGGATCAACCGCGAAGCGTTAGTCATCCCTGCCGAGGTCGCCGAATCGTTGATTGGCAGCGGAGGACCACTTCGAGCTGCCGTTCGAGCACGTTTGCGGTTGGCGCTGTTGACCGATACCAGCGCGATATGGTTCCCCTACCGATCGCTATTGGGAGTGCTCAATTTGACCAATGGTGCCTGGGACCGCGTCATGATTTCGCTCTCCGGATCGCTTCCATCATTGATCGGAGCGGTTTGGACAAGCACCAAGAATTTGGCTGACCAGCGAGGCGCGGAACAAGATGTGCGAGAGGGGCTTCGCAAGCGAAGTGCCGCAGCGGTCTCCGATCGTCTTGGCCCGTTGGCGTCCCGGTTTCGCAGCGAATTGTCGGAGCTTAGAAAACAAAAGAAAAATCCGTTGACGTTGGTAGGTGAAGCCGAGGATTCGCGAAGTCAGGTTGCTTATCTCGCTGGCATTGACTCACTGCAAGAAGCGTCACAGCAAATTTTCGAAGAGGAGGTCGAACGGGTCGCCACGTCACGATTGGCTACGATCGCATGTTCATTCATCGGTACAGGATTGTTCTGGGGTTTGATGGCCGCTCCCGTTTTTGCTCTGTACCGCGAGTATATTGACGCCAGTTTTCTGACGTTTCGCAATTTACAAGGCGATTTAAATAGCTTTCCTCGGCCCGATTTCGCCATGATGCTAACCAGTTTGCTGTTGTCGATCTTGCCAACCGCGATTTTTTGTATGTTCGTCTTGACATTCGCGCAAGGTCGTCGACGCGTCGAACGGGCCGTCAACAATATTCGGGATCGCCATGAATCAACGATCAAACACCTGCGAGACCAAGGCGTTTTGCGACTACGTTGGGACGACCCTTTGTTGGCGGACGCCGAGTTTTTGTTGTCGGTCGGTGCAGCGGATTCGAGCGATACGACCGAGCCCTCCATGGACCAATCCTAG
- the gnd gene encoding decarboxylating NADP(+)-dependent phosphogluconate dehydrogenase, with amino-acid sequence MSGDCDFGLMGLAVMGENLALNVESRGYKVAVYNRTTSKVDDLIEGRAKGKNFVGTHTVEEFVKSVKRPRKLMMLVKAGPAVDAIIDQLIPLCDPGDIIIDGGNTLYSDTERRTKLVEEAGLLYVGCGVSGGEEGALKGPSMMPGGSKEAWPHIKEMFQAVSAKVGPNNDIPCCEWVGPRGAGHYVKMVHNGIEYGDMQLICEAYQLLREVGGLNNEELYDVFAEWNEGELQSYLIEITRDIFSAKDDQGGDAFLVDKILDVAGAKGTGKWMSQLALDLGVPSTLVTTAVFARGLSAQKEARVRASKTLNGPSESMNPEMRAAAMKLVGDRADFVESVRHALYASKIVSYAQGFVQLQAASAEHDWGLDYGNAALLWRGGCIIRAQFLDRIKDAFEADSNLENLLLHPFFKKAIEDAQAAWRTVVASAAILGIPVPAFSTALNYYDGYRLERLPANLLQAQRDYFGAHTYQRVDKDGWFHSEWLDLRKQPK; translated from the coding sequence ATGAGCGGTGATTGTGACTTTGGCTTGATGGGATTGGCTGTGATGGGCGAAAACTTGGCCCTCAATGTGGAGAGTCGCGGCTATAAGGTTGCAGTCTACAACCGGACGACGAGTAAGGTGGACGACCTTATCGAGGGCCGCGCAAAGGGTAAAAACTTTGTCGGAACGCACACGGTCGAAGAATTTGTGAAATCGGTCAAGCGACCCCGCAAATTGATGATGTTGGTCAAGGCGGGTCCCGCCGTTGATGCGATCATCGATCAACTGATCCCGCTCTGCGACCCAGGTGACATCATTATCGACGGTGGGAATACGCTTTATAGCGATACCGAACGGCGAACCAAGCTGGTCGAAGAGGCAGGCCTTCTGTACGTTGGCTGCGGCGTTTCCGGTGGCGAAGAGGGGGCTCTTAAAGGTCCTAGTATGATGCCGGGTGGCAGCAAAGAAGCTTGGCCGCACATCAAAGAAATGTTTCAAGCGGTTTCGGCGAAAGTTGGCCCCAACAACGATATCCCGTGCTGCGAATGGGTCGGTCCACGCGGTGCCGGCCACTACGTCAAAATGGTTCACAATGGGATCGAATATGGCGACATGCAACTGATTTGCGAAGCCTACCAATTGCTTCGCGAAGTCGGTGGACTGAACAATGAGGAATTGTATGATGTTTTTGCGGAGTGGAACGAAGGCGAATTACAAAGCTACTTGATCGAAATCACTCGCGATATTTTCAGTGCCAAAGATGATCAAGGCGGCGATGCGTTCCTGGTCGATAAAATTCTCGATGTTGCGGGTGCCAAAGGAACCGGGAAATGGATGAGTCAATTGGCGCTCGATCTGGGCGTTCCGAGCACTTTGGTGACAACCGCCGTGTTTGCACGCGGCCTGTCGGCTCAAAAAGAAGCACGCGTGCGTGCGAGCAAAACACTCAATGGGCCATCGGAATCGATGAACCCCGAAATGCGTGCCGCAGCGATGAAGTTGGTGGGTGACCGAGCTGACTTTGTCGAGTCGGTACGCCATGCTCTTTACGCATCAAAGATCGTTAGTTACGCACAAGGGTTTGTCCAATTGCAGGCGGCGTCGGCCGAGCATGATTGGGGACTCGACTACGGCAACGCGGCCCTCTTGTGGCGTGGTGGATGTATCATCCGGGCTCAATTCCTCGACCGCATCAAAGATGCGTTCGAAGCCGATTCGAATCTTGAGAACTTGCTGTTGCACCCGTTTTTCAAAAAGGCGATCGAAGATGCCCAAGCGGCATGGCGGACCGTTGTCGCATCCGCAGCGATTTTGGGAATTCCTGTTCCCGCCTTCAGTACCGCGCTGAACTACTACGACGGATATCGACTGGAACGTTTGCCAGCCAACCTGTTGCAAGCTCAACGCGATTACTTCGGGGCCCACACCTATCAACGAGTCGATAAAGACGGTTGGTTCCACAGCGAGTGGTTGGATCTTCGCAAACAGCCTAAATAA